A single Pirellulaceae bacterium DNA region contains:
- a CDS encoding lipocalin family protein — translation MNCIITHGRIGLAILQLLVLPEMLAHAQQALPTVPYVDLQSYSGTWYEIARLPNIFQRTCQCSTATYTLHADGSIQVVNRCITPRGRTRQVSGRAEAVPCSGNARLQVSFGRVSSLFAKNSGGNYWIIALGPAESHAACIDATISHLDSFALSHHPQYQWALVGTPDRKFLWILSRTPDLPSETYQQLVCQARELGFDVSRLIR, via the coding sequence ATGAACTGTATTATCACGCACGGTCGGATCGGTTTGGCAATCCTTCAGCTGCTGGTATTGCCTGAGATGCTTGCACACGCCCAACAGGCATTACCCACTGTACCGTATGTCGACCTCCAATCCTATTCGGGCACATGGTATGAGATTGCTCGCTTACCCAACATTTTCCAGCGAACCTGCCAATGCTCGACAGCCACCTACACCCTACATGCCGACGGTTCAATCCAAGTTGTCAACCGCTGTATTACACCGCGAGGTCGTACGCGGCAGGTCAGTGGGCGAGCAGAAGCGGTCCCGTGTAGTGGCAATGCAAGACTACAAGTGAGCTTTGGCCGCGTCTCATCGCTTTTCGCAAAAAACTCTGGGGGCAACTACTGGATCATTGCGCTAGGGCCCGCCGAATCCCACGCTGCATGTATCGACGCAACAATATCGCATTTAGACAGCTTTGCATTGAGCCATCATCCGCAGTATCAGTGGGCTCTGGTAGGCACACCAGATCGCAAGTTCTTGTGGATACTCTCGCGCACCCCCGACCTGCCAAGCGAAACCTACCAACAACTAGTTTGTCAGGCTCGCGAATTAGGCTTCGACGTTAGCCGCCTGATTCGCTGA
- a CDS encoding sulfatase: MLQSIGDGFNVSPQVPDRERIEVNRQAKRHCYAAAGVCRLLLIIVLIDCTASSSSGESGAPRLSKPNIVLFLVDDMGIMDTSVPFLTDAERKPIRYPLNDAYRTPNMERLAAHGIRFNNFCAMSVCSPTRISIMTGQNAARHRTTNWINPDQDNGGPQGPPSWNWQGLNKSSITLARILQTSGYRTFHVGKGHFGPRGSEGADPTNLGFDVNVAGCSIGAPGSYYGNQNYGNLQPDSPRGVPQLKKYHGTDTFLTEALTQEAKSLVTAAVQAHQPFFLYMPHYAVHGPFNPDPRFIVHYQNSERPKSWQAFASLIEGMDRSLGELLDHVESLGVAENTLILFLGDNGSDAPLGHEHAVACAAPLRGRKGSHYEGGMRVPFIVAWAKSNPTLQCQVELPIAANAIQPQLATVYDLFPTLLNVAGATAPHEHVVDGRPLNTLLTGQSDVGRSQDFLMHYPHAPHRSDYFTTYREGPWKAIYHYFPTAQSAGRRYQLFNLSQDPFEQADLSDGEPEVLGRMMNGMVAALHRYSAVFPIDATSGQSVTPIVPQP; this comes from the coding sequence ATGTTACAGTCAATCGGTGATGGGTTCAACGTATCGCCCCAAGTGCCCGATAGAGAACGGATTGAAGTGAACCGTCAAGCCAAGCGACACTGCTATGCCGCCGCTGGTGTGTGCAGGCTGCTTCTTATAATCGTCCTGATCGACTGTACTGCATCCAGTAGCAGCGGTGAGAGTGGTGCGCCGCGATTGAGCAAGCCCAATATCGTGCTGTTCCTGGTCGATGACATGGGAATTATGGATACATCGGTTCCGTTCTTGACGGATGCTGAGCGCAAGCCGATTCGTTACCCGCTCAACGACGCCTATCGGACGCCGAATATGGAGCGATTGGCAGCACACGGAATACGATTCAACAATTTTTGCGCGATGAGCGTCTGCTCACCGACGCGGATTTCGATCATGACGGGTCAGAATGCGGCTCGTCATCGGACTACGAATTGGATTAACCCCGATCAAGATAATGGTGGCCCGCAGGGGCCGCCAAGTTGGAATTGGCAGGGGCTGAACAAATCGAGCATTACATTGGCCCGGATTTTGCAGACCAGTGGCTATCGAACCTTTCATGTTGGCAAAGGACATTTTGGGCCACGCGGCTCGGAAGGTGCGGACCCAACGAACTTGGGTTTCGATGTGAATGTTGCAGGCTGCTCGATCGGAGCACCTGGCAGCTACTATGGCAACCAGAATTACGGCAACTTGCAACCGGACAGTCCGCGGGGCGTGCCGCAGCTGAAAAAGTATCATGGCACTGATACATTTCTGACAGAAGCGTTGACGCAGGAAGCCAAATCACTGGTAACTGCGGCGGTGCAGGCGCACCAGCCGTTCTTTCTGTATATGCCGCACTACGCAGTTCATGGACCGTTTAATCCGGACCCACGTTTTATTGTCCACTATCAGAATTCAGAGCGACCGAAAAGTTGGCAGGCGTTTGCGTCGCTGATCGAAGGTATGGACCGATCGTTGGGCGAACTGCTCGACCACGTGGAATCGCTGGGAGTCGCCGAGAATACCTTGATATTGTTCTTAGGCGACAACGGCAGCGATGCGCCGCTGGGTCACGAGCACGCGGTGGCTTGTGCAGCGCCACTCCGTGGCCGCAAAGGGTCGCACTACGAGGGCGGAATGCGAGTTCCATTTATTGTTGCCTGGGCCAAGAGTAATCCGACGTTGCAGTGCCAGGTCGAGCTGCCAATCGCTGCGAATGCGATCCAGCCGCAACTGGCAACCGTGTACGATCTGTTTCCAACGCTGTTAAACGTGGCCGGTGCGACCGCCCCGCACGAGCATGTGGTGGACGGCAGGCCGCTCAATACGCTGCTGACTGGTCAGTCGGACGTCGGGCGCAGCCAAGACTTTCTGATGCACTATCCGCATGCACCCCACCGCAGTGACTACTTTACAACTTATCGCGAAGGTCCCTGGAAAGCCATCTACCACTATTTTCCTACAGCGCAGTCTGCGGGCCGGCGGTATCAACTGTTTAATCTGTCCCAAGACCCATTTGAGCAAGCCGATCTGTCGGATGGCGAGCCGGAAGTGCTTGGGCGCATGATGAATGGCATGGTAGCTGCCTTGCATCGCTACTCGGCGGTGTTCCCGATCGACGCCACTTCAGGCCAATCAGTCACGCCGATCGTGCCACAGCCCTAG
- a CDS encoding enoyl-CoA hydratase/isomerase family protein, protein MKNDYFEVENRDGIAVIWLDQKDSKVNKIGPEMLGVFGPLVDHLERDPSVRAAVMISRKKDFIAGADIEAFSMVKKPGDWQPIAQQAHALLRRMEHSRKPIVAAISGACMGGGLEVALACTARVAADEGTILSVPEVKLGLLPGGRGTQRLTQLVGIQNALDMMLTGKNVYARQAKKMGLVDRLATLPALLSAAIYMANELTEGPLKRNVKRPLATKILEGTGFTRGIIFKKAKEMVDRQTKGNYPAPYEIIECVKVGSEQGAEAGYAEEIKRFEKLILTPESFQLRNIFFAMTEKKKNPHQDLVRPVSTLAMVGAGFMGAGIAEVSAAKDIRVLLKDVKSETLSQAKATVWSTLGKKVKRKAMSQLEADQMMSRIVGQLDYAHFEQAQVVIEAVFEDLDLKHRVLAECESHMNPQAIFASNTSALPIKEIASASKRPEQVIGMHYFSPVPKMPLLEIIVTDQTADWVTATCYDIGVRQGKTVIVVKDGPGFYTTRILAPLMGEALNMLDEGADALQVDRVLKKFGFPVGPITLMDEVGIDIGAHIMSGSLMQTFVANREGLKLSMGLKRMYDAGYHGRKNKKGFFKYDAKGKKVRDQLDDNVYNYFGGSQRKQFSDQEITERIGLSMVHEAALCLQEGIVANPLDGDIGAVFGLGFPPFRGGPFRYIDSVGARSIVDTFNRLTQNHGLRFKTPQILVEAANNNRKFYDS, encoded by the coding sequence ATGAAAAACGACTATTTTGAAGTAGAGAATCGCGACGGAATCGCTGTGATCTGGTTGGACCAGAAAGATAGTAAGGTCAATAAGATCGGGCCGGAGATGCTGGGCGTGTTTGGCCCTCTGGTCGATCATCTTGAACGCGATCCATCGGTGCGGGCGGCTGTCATGATCAGCCGCAAGAAGGACTTCATAGCCGGTGCCGATATCGAAGCCTTCAGCATGGTCAAGAAACCTGGTGATTGGCAACCGATTGCGCAACAGGCTCATGCTCTGTTGCGACGCATGGAGCACAGCCGCAAGCCGATCGTGGCCGCCATTAGCGGTGCCTGTATGGGTGGTGGACTGGAAGTCGCCTTAGCCTGTACGGCTCGCGTCGCCGCCGATGAGGGAACAATCTTGTCTGTGCCCGAGGTCAAACTGGGCCTGCTGCCGGGCGGTCGTGGCACGCAGCGATTGACGCAACTTGTCGGCATCCAAAACGCGCTGGACATGATGTTGACTGGCAAGAACGTTTATGCACGGCAGGCCAAAAAGATGGGCCTGGTTGATCGCCTGGCTACTCTGCCCGCCCTGCTATCAGCGGCTATCTACATGGCTAATGAATTGACCGAAGGCCCACTCAAGCGCAACGTCAAGCGACCCTTGGCTACCAAAATCTTGGAAGGCACCGGCTTCACGCGGGGCATTATTTTCAAGAAGGCCAAGGAGATGGTCGATCGGCAAACCAAAGGCAATTATCCAGCGCCGTACGAAATCATCGAGTGCGTCAAGGTTGGCTCAGAGCAGGGGGCCGAAGCCGGTTATGCCGAAGAGATCAAGCGTTTCGAGAAGCTCATTCTGACGCCTGAGAGCTTTCAGTTGCGGAACATCTTTTTCGCTATGACCGAAAAGAAGAAGAATCCACACCAAGACCTGGTGCGCCCTGTCAGTACCCTAGCCATGGTCGGTGCAGGTTTCATGGGTGCCGGCATCGCTGAAGTCAGCGCTGCCAAAGACATTCGCGTACTACTGAAGGATGTGAAGAGCGAAACATTATCGCAAGCTAAAGCGACAGTGTGGAGTACGCTGGGCAAGAAGGTCAAGCGTAAGGCGATGTCTCAACTGGAGGCGGATCAGATGATGAGCCGCATTGTTGGCCAACTAGACTATGCGCACTTTGAACAGGCTCAGGTCGTGATCGAAGCCGTGTTTGAAGACCTCGACTTGAAACATCGAGTCTTGGCCGAATGCGAAAGTCACATGAACCCACAAGCCATCTTCGCATCCAACACATCGGCGCTGCCCATCAAGGAAATCGCCTCGGCATCCAAACGCCCTGAACAGGTTATCGGCATGCACTACTTCAGTCCCGTGCCCAAGATGCCTCTGCTGGAAATCATCGTTACCGATCAGACGGCCGACTGGGTCACCGCCACCTGCTACGATATCGGTGTTCGTCAAGGCAAAACTGTGATTGTTGTCAAAGATGGTCCTGGTTTTTACACGACACGCATCTTGGCACCGCTTATGGGCGAAGCGCTTAACATGCTCGACGAAGGCGCGGACGCCTTGCAGGTCGACCGCGTTCTTAAGAAGTTCGGCTTCCCAGTTGGGCCGATTACGCTGATGGACGAAGTGGGCATCGACATTGGAGCGCACATCATGAGCGGCAGTTTGATGCAAACTTTTGTCGCCAATCGCGAAGGCCTTAAGTTATCGATGGGCCTCAAGCGAATGTATGACGCAGGCTACCATGGTCGCAAAAACAAGAAGGGGTTCTTCAAATACGACGCCAAAGGCAAAAAGGTGCGCGACCAACTGGACGACAACGTATACAACTACTTTGGTGGATCGCAGCGCAAGCAGTTCAGCGATCAAGAGATCACCGAGCGGATTGGACTAAGTATGGTTCACGAGGCCGCTCTGTGCCTGCAAGAGGGTATCGTGGCTAATCCACTGGATGGTGACATCGGTGCAGTGTTCGGACTGGGGTTCCCTCCATTTCGAGGCGGTCCATTTCGCTATATCGACTCCGTGGGCGCACGGAGCATTGTCGATACATTCAATCGCCTGACTCAGAACCACGGACTGCGATTCAAGACTCCTCAAATATTGGTTGAGGCTGCCAATAACAATCGCAAATTCTATGACAGTTGA
- a CDS encoding efflux RND transporter periplasmic adaptor subunit — MFSNAGCASRSNQYSPAPPPEVTGIRPLVQDVVVFLDKNGETESAGKAEVRSRVRGIVQRIHFQSGQLVDEGAVLFSIEPDAYQAAVSAARAEVVAAQSQVLVAQANIAVNEASVEQTRNEFARQEQLLAQRVTSQAEYDSAKANLVSANATSDAARAALATANAAVLQAQAKLESAELELGYTEIRAPIRGRLTQSLVLLGNLVEPGTSLVTIIDADKLYINFTLSDREALVLADTQRQEGAQPARKGPLAWAETPVLIARETDSQFPFRGQLEYVAQEGVDANTGTLRLRATVENRAGQLLPGLFVRLRVPVALQHKAILVPETVVQTERSGKFVLIADERGKLQRRPIRLGRRLSGWVVVEQGLGADEQVISDGFHLVASGQVTVSLRSFTDSELPIQDDTEIVDLMRQR; from the coding sequence TTGTTTAGTAACGCTGGCTGTGCCTCCCGCTCCAATCAGTATTCGCCTGCTCCACCTCCGGAGGTAACGGGGATTCGGCCACTGGTCCAGGATGTCGTGGTTTTTCTGGATAAGAATGGCGAAACTGAATCGGCTGGTAAAGCCGAAGTGCGTTCTCGGGTACGAGGCATCGTTCAGAGAATTCATTTTCAATCCGGGCAGCTGGTTGACGAGGGAGCTGTGCTATTTTCGATTGAGCCCGATGCCTACCAAGCCGCAGTGTCGGCGGCGCGGGCAGAAGTGGTGGCGGCTCAGTCTCAAGTATTAGTGGCTCAGGCGAACATCGCAGTCAACGAGGCATCGGTCGAGCAGACGCGCAATGAATTCGCCAGACAAGAGCAGCTACTAGCCCAACGCGTAACTTCGCAGGCTGAGTACGATTCTGCTAAGGCGAATCTTGTGTCAGCTAATGCAACCTCCGATGCCGCGCGTGCAGCTCTGGCCACTGCCAACGCGGCGGTTCTACAGGCCCAAGCAAAACTGGAGAGTGCAGAGTTGGAATTGGGCTACACTGAAATTCGCGCTCCTATTCGTGGCCGACTGACTCAATCGTTAGTGTTACTAGGAAATCTAGTCGAACCTGGCACTTCGCTGGTAACAATCATCGACGCTGACAAGCTGTACATTAATTTTACTCTTAGCGATCGCGAAGCGCTAGTCCTGGCAGACACTCAACGGCAGGAGGGCGCTCAACCGGCTCGCAAGGGTCCCTTGGCCTGGGCAGAGACACCTGTCTTGATCGCCCGTGAGACAGATTCTCAATTCCCATTTCGCGGGCAATTAGAATATGTTGCTCAAGAAGGTGTAGATGCAAACACCGGTACGCTTCGATTGCGAGCAACGGTGGAAAATCGCGCAGGCCAATTGTTGCCTGGACTTTTTGTGCGATTACGAGTCCCGGTCGCACTACAACACAAAGCCATCCTGGTTCCAGAGACCGTGGTTCAAACCGAGCGTAGCGGCAAGTTCGTGTTGATCGCCGACGAACGCGGAAAACTTCAGCGCCGGCCGATCAGGCTGGGCCGCCGGTTGAGCGGCTGGGTGGTGGTCGAGCAGGGACTTGGCGCTGACGAACAGGTCATCAGCGACGGATTTCACCTGGTTGCTTCAGGACAAGTTACCGTCAGCCTGCGATCGTTTACCGATAGTGAATTACCGATTCAGGACGATACCGAAATTGTTGACCTGATGCGTCAGCGCTAG
- a CDS encoding aldehyde dehydrogenase — MNAVTTHQAIDLAIADLIAGARSLVSSSLDTRIATAEACLEGVISVAERWQQAGCEAKRSGDTAVGRAEELLTGPIATLRYLRLIIKTLGDLKQYGKPQLPGRPRQVAGQLRVPVFPTPLLFDGLAFRGLKGDTWLEPGVTTETIFGSAPARLLRQQTPEARVELVLGAGNVSSIAITDALTKIFQDDCTVLLKMNPVNEYLGPVFQDALQPLIQCGWLRIMYGAAAEGTYATQHPQIGSVHITGSTDTHEAIVWGCDAAIRQQRKQAGDPLLTKPISSELGNVTPWIIVPGNYSARQLASQAESIAASITNNASFNCVATKMILTARNWSQRDRFLGMLRAALERTALRYAYYPGAADRFAQFSGGSQAGSHGRLPWTVRAGVNIKDDPLLFQRESFVCVAGETQLEADSPSQFLQRAVDFANQQMTGTLAVELTVPDDFRRRESQEFDRGLQGLRYGTIGVNQWAGLSFAWMSPPWGGYPGATLADVQSGIGSVHNTYLLQRPQKTVIYAPLCMSPKPIWFSTHRHPDKVAQRLLALCAKPSALRLPALLAAALTG; from the coding sequence ATGAACGCGGTTACAACTCATCAAGCCATCGACTTGGCCATAGCCGATCTGATCGCGGGTGCGCGCAGTCTCGTTTCTAGCTCGCTTGATACGCGAATTGCGACTGCCGAGGCGTGTCTGGAGGGAGTGATCTCGGTCGCGGAGCGCTGGCAACAAGCGGGCTGCGAGGCCAAGCGGTCCGGCGATACAGCGGTAGGACGGGCTGAAGAGTTACTGACGGGACCAATTGCGACCTTGCGGTACCTGCGATTGATCATCAAAACCCTTGGCGATCTGAAGCAGTATGGAAAACCACAATTGCCTGGTAGGCCTCGGCAGGTAGCAGGACAATTGCGCGTGCCCGTATTTCCGACACCGCTACTGTTTGATGGATTGGCGTTTCGCGGACTCAAGGGCGATACTTGGCTAGAGCCCGGTGTCACTACCGAGACAATCTTTGGCAGCGCGCCAGCCAGACTTTTGAGGCAGCAAACGCCAGAGGCCCGAGTGGAGTTGGTTTTGGGCGCTGGCAACGTTTCTTCCATCGCCATTACCGACGCCTTGACCAAAATCTTCCAGGACGATTGCACTGTGCTGTTGAAGATGAATCCGGTCAACGAGTATTTGGGACCAGTGTTTCAAGATGCGTTACAGCCACTGATTCAGTGCGGTTGGTTGCGGATTATGTATGGGGCGGCTGCTGAGGGCACCTATGCCACGCAACATCCACAGATCGGCAGTGTACATATCACCGGTTCGACCGATACCCATGAAGCCATCGTGTGGGGATGCGACGCAGCCATTCGACAACAACGCAAGCAAGCGGGGGATCCCCTGCTGACCAAACCGATCTCCAGCGAGCTAGGCAATGTGACGCCGTGGATCATTGTGCCTGGGAATTACTCGGCACGACAACTCGCCAGCCAAGCCGAGTCGATCGCGGCTTCGATCACCAATAACGCATCATTCAATTGTGTGGCGACCAAGATGATTCTAACGGCGCGGAACTGGAGTCAGCGCGACCGATTCTTAGGCATGCTGCGAGCGGCTCTGGAACGCACTGCGCTGCGTTACGCCTATTATCCTGGTGCGGCTGATCGCTTTGCACAGTTTTCCGGAGGAAGTCAGGCGGGTAGCCATGGGCGTTTGCCTTGGACAGTGCGAGCCGGTGTGAACATCAAGGACGATCCGTTATTATTCCAACGTGAGTCGTTTGTTTGCGTGGCTGGCGAGACACAGTTAGAGGCTGACTCGCCATCCCAATTCCTTCAACGGGCAGTGGACTTTGCCAATCAACAGATGACTGGGACACTGGCTGTCGAGTTGACAGTGCCAGATGATTTCCGCCGTCGTGAATCGCAAGAATTTGATCGCGGGTTGCAAGGTCTGCGGTATGGAACGATTGGTGTCAATCAGTGGGCGGGGCTTAGCTTTGCCTGGATGTCGCCACCCTGGGGTGGCTATCCTGGCGCGACGTTGGCCGATGTGCAAAGTGGCATCGGGTCGGTGCACAATACCTACTTGTTACAGCGTCCACAAAAGACTGTGATCTACGCGCCGTTGTGTATGTCGCCTAAGCCCATCTGGTTCTCCACGCATCGACATCCCGACAAGGTGGCCCAGCGTTTGCTGGCTCTGTGTGCCAAACCTTCTGCGCTGCGACTTCCAGCTCTCTTGGCTGCAGCCCTAACAGGCTAG